One genomic window of Streptomyces sp. NBC_01498 includes the following:
- a CDS encoding ArsR/SmtB family transcription factor has translation MDDVFRALADPGRRRLLDSLDARDGQTLRELCAELDMARQSVSKHLAVLEAANLVVAVRRGREKLHYLNVVPINAIADRWMNKYDRARATALADLRTALESEPEQKPGTEPEENTMTQNERTGGDPAFVYRTYIRTTPEKLWRALTDPVFTRRYWGVTFASEWRAGSPMSWEQFGVTITDPEQVVLESEPYRRLSYTWHTMTPEFAGAAGLGEEYRRRAAAERRSKVTFEIEPVGETVKLTVTHDGFAPGSTILASVSEGWPALLSSLKTLLETGETLPEA, from the coding sequence ATGGACGACGTTTTCAGAGCGCTGGCCGACCCCGGCCGACGGCGGCTGCTGGACAGTCTCGACGCCCGCGACGGGCAGACCCTGCGCGAGCTGTGCGCGGAGCTGGACATGGCCAGGCAGTCGGTCAGCAAACATCTGGCGGTCCTGGAGGCGGCGAATCTCGTCGTCGCCGTCCGGCGCGGCAGGGAGAAGCTGCACTACCTCAACGTCGTGCCGATCAACGCCATCGCCGACCGCTGGATGAACAAGTACGACCGCGCACGGGCGACCGCCCTCGCGGACCTCAGAACGGCACTGGAATCGGAACCGGAGCAGAAACCGGGAACGGAACCGGAGGAGAACACGATGACGCAGAACGAGAGGACCGGCGGCGATCCCGCGTTCGTCTACCGCACCTACATCAGGACCACCCCCGAGAAGCTGTGGCGGGCGCTGACCGACCCGGTGTTCACCAGGCGCTACTGGGGGGTGACCTTCGCGTCGGAGTGGCGGGCCGGTTCGCCGATGTCCTGGGAACAGTTCGGTGTGACGATCACCGACCCGGAACAGGTCGTGCTGGAGTCGGAGCCGTACCGCCGGCTCTCCTACACCTGGCACACCATGACCCCGGAGTTCGCCGGGGCGGCCGGGCTGGGCGAGGAGTACCGGCGGAGGGCGGCGGCCGAGCGGCGGTCGAAGGTGACCTTCGAGATCGAACCGGTGGGCGAGACGGTCAAGTTGACCGTGACCCACGACGGCTTCGCCCCCGGCTCCACGATCCTGGCGAGCGTCAGCGAGGGCTGGCCCGCGCTGCTGTCCAGCCTGAAGACGCTGCTGGAGACGGGCGAGACCCTGCCCGAGGCGTGA
- the tsaD gene encoding tRNA (adenosine(37)-N6)-threonylcarbamoyltransferase complex transferase subunit TsaD yields MADEPLVLGIETSCDETGVGIVRGTTLLADAIASSVDEHARFGGVVPEVASRAHLEAMVPTVERALKEAGVSARDLDGIAVTAGPGLAGALLVGVSAAKAYAYALGKPLYGVNHLASHICVDQLEHGPLPEPTMALLVSGGHSSLLLAPDITADVRPMGATIDDAAGEAFDKIARVLQLGFPGGPVIDRLAREGDPAAIAFPRGLTGPRDAPYDFSFSGLKTSVARWIEAKRAAGEDVPVRDVAASFQEAVVDVLTRKAVRACKDQGVDHLMIGGGVAANSRLRALAAERCARAGIRLRVPRPGLCTDNGAMVAALGAEMVARNRPPSDWDLSADSSLPVTETHVPGRGHAHHGGAVSHEHVHEVSGENLYS; encoded by the coding sequence ATGGCTGACGAACCACTCGTCCTCGGCATCGAGACCTCGTGCGACGAGACGGGCGTGGGCATCGTCCGCGGTACGACCCTGCTCGCCGACGCGATCGCCTCCAGCGTGGACGAACACGCCCGCTTCGGCGGAGTCGTCCCCGAGGTCGCCTCGCGCGCGCACCTGGAGGCCATGGTGCCGACGGTGGAGCGCGCGCTGAAGGAGGCGGGGGTGAGCGCCCGGGACCTCGACGGGATCGCCGTCACCGCCGGTCCCGGTCTCGCGGGCGCGCTGCTGGTCGGGGTGTCGGCGGCCAAGGCGTACGCGTACGCCCTCGGCAAACCCCTCTACGGCGTGAACCACCTCGCCTCGCACATCTGCGTCGACCAGCTGGAGCACGGGCCGCTGCCCGAGCCCACGATGGCGCTGCTGGTCAGCGGCGGCCACTCGTCCCTGCTGCTCGCGCCGGACATCACCGCCGACGTGCGGCCGATGGGCGCGACCATCGACGACGCGGCGGGCGAGGCGTTCGACAAGATCGCGCGGGTGCTTCAACTCGGCTTCCCCGGCGGCCCGGTGATCGACCGGCTCGCGCGCGAGGGCGACCCGGCCGCGATCGCCTTCCCGCGCGGACTGACCGGTCCGCGCGACGCGCCGTACGACTTCTCCTTCTCCGGGCTCAAGACGTCCGTCGCCCGCTGGATCGAGGCGAAGCGCGCGGCGGGCGAGGACGTGCCGGTACGGGACGTGGCCGCGTCCTTCCAGGAGGCCGTGGTGGACGTGCTGACGCGAAAGGCGGTGCGCGCCTGCAAGGACCAGGGCGTGGACCATCTGATGATCGGCGGCGGGGTGGCCGCCAACTCCCGGCTCCGCGCGCTGGCCGCCGAGCGCTGCGCGCGCGCGGGCATCCGGCTGCGGGTGCCCCGGCCGGGGCTCTGCACGGACAACGGCGCGATGGTCGCCGCGCTCGGGGCCGAGATGGTGGCGCGGAACCGGCCGCCGTCGGACTGGGACCTGTCGGCGGACTCCTCGCTGCCGGTGACGGAGACGCACGTACCGGGGCGCGGGCACGCTCATCACGGCGGTGCCGTCTCTCACGAGCACGTTCATGAAGTCAGCGGCGAGAACCTGTACTCATGA
- the rimI gene encoding ribosomal protein S18-alanine N-acetyltransferase, which produces MRWWDIEPVLAMEDDLFPEDAWSPGMFWSELAHARGPAATRRYVVAETPDGRIVGYAGLAAAGGLGDVQTIAAARDQWGTGLGSRLLTELLQHATAFECEEVLLEVRVDNPRAQKLYERFGFEPVGFRRGYYQPGNVDALVMRLSMKDGRPSPGEGTETHG; this is translated from the coding sequence ATGCGCTGGTGGGACATCGAGCCCGTGCTGGCCATGGAGGACGACCTGTTCCCCGAGGACGCCTGGTCGCCGGGCATGTTCTGGTCCGAACTCGCCCACGCGCGCGGCCCCGCCGCCACCCGCCGGTACGTCGTCGCCGAGACCCCCGACGGCCGGATCGTCGGCTACGCCGGACTCGCCGCAGCCGGCGGCCTCGGCGACGTACAGACCATCGCCGCCGCCCGCGACCAGTGGGGGACCGGCCTCGGCTCGCGCCTGCTGACCGAACTCCTCCAGCACGCCACCGCCTTCGAGTGCGAGGAGGTGCTGCTGGAGGTGCGGGTGGACAACCCCCGCGCGCAGAAGCTGTACGAACGGTTCGGCTTCGAGCCCGTCGGTTTCCGGCGCGGCTACTACCAGCCGGGCAACGTCGACGCGCTCGTCATGCGCCTGTCGATGAAGGACGGGCGGCCCTCGCCCGGGGAAGGAACCGAGACCCATGGCTGA
- the tsaB gene encoding tRNA (adenosine(37)-N6)-threonylcarbamoyltransferase complex dimerization subunit type 1 TsaB translates to MLLLALDTATPAVTVALHDGDSVLAAESRIDARRHGELLLPAVDRALARAGVALGAVTGLVVGVGPGPYTGLRVGLVTAAAFGSTLGVPVHGLCTLDGLAYASGLDEPFVVATDARRKEVYWARYADSRTRLTEPAVDRPADVAGELAGLPVVGAGGALYPDAFGDVREPAHQSAAALASLAAERLAAGGGQGGDGQGGDGGDGFLPPLPLYLRRPDAQVPKNYKVVTPK, encoded by the coding sequence GTGCTTCTGCTCGCCCTGGACACCGCCACGCCCGCCGTCACCGTCGCCCTCCACGACGGGGATTCCGTCCTCGCCGCCGAGAGCCGCATCGACGCGCGCCGGCACGGCGAACTGCTGCTGCCCGCCGTCGACCGCGCCCTCGCCCGTGCCGGTGTCGCGCTCGGCGCCGTCACCGGTCTGGTCGTGGGCGTGGGCCCCGGCCCGTACACCGGACTGCGCGTCGGACTCGTCACGGCCGCCGCCTTCGGCTCGACTCTCGGCGTGCCGGTCCACGGGCTGTGCACGCTGGACGGGCTCGCGTACGCCTCCGGTCTCGACGAGCCCTTCGTGGTGGCGACGGACGCCCGCCGCAAGGAGGTCTACTGGGCGCGGTACGCGGACTCCCGCACGCGGCTGACCGAGCCCGCCGTCGACCGGCCCGCCGACGTGGCGGGCGAGCTGGCCGGGCTGCCGGTCGTCGGGGCGGGCGGCGCGCTCTACCCGGACGCGTTCGGGGACGTACGCGAACCCGCGCACCAGTCCGCCGCCGCGCTCGCGTCCCTCGCCGCGGAGCGCCTGGCGGCGGGCGGCGGGCAGGGGGGTGACGGGCAGGGGGGTGACGGCGGTGACGGATTCCTGCCGCCGCTGCCGCTGTATCTGCGCCGCCCGGACGCGCAGGTGCCCAAGAACTACAAGGTGGTCACCCCGAAGTGA
- the tsaE gene encoding tRNA (adenosine(37)-N6)-threonylcarbamoyltransferase complex ATPase subunit type 1 TsaE encodes MPDVATATGTVAVGRTPSVAVRLSIDSPERMTELGRGLAALLRPGDLVMLTGELGAGKTTLTRGLGAGLGVRGAVTSPTFVIARVHPSLGSGPPLVHVDAYRLGGGLDEMEDLDLDVSLPESVVVVEWGDGKVEELSDDRLHVVIDRVLAEGNGSGTDPLAVAEDDRREITLTGIGARWKDVDLASALA; translated from the coding sequence ATGCCTGACGTCGCCACGGCGACCGGGACCGTGGCCGTCGGCCGTACGCCCTCCGTCGCCGTACGTCTCTCCATCGACTCACCCGAACGGATGACCGAACTGGGCCGGGGGCTCGCCGCGCTGCTGCGCCCCGGCGACCTGGTCATGCTCACCGGCGAACTCGGCGCCGGGAAGACGACGCTGACCCGGGGGCTGGGCGCCGGGCTCGGTGTACGGGGCGCGGTCACCTCCCCGACCTTCGTCATCGCCCGGGTGCACCCCTCGCTCGGCTCGGGCCCGCCGCTCGTGCACGTGGACGCGTACCGGCTCGGTGGCGGACTCGACGAGATGGAGGATCTGGACCTCGACGTGTCGCTGCCGGAGTCGGTGGTGGTCGTGGAGTGGGGCGACGGGAAGGTCGAGGAACTGTCGGACGACCGGCTGCACGTGGTGATCGACCGGGTGCTGGCGGAGGGGAACGGTAGCGGTACGGACCCGCTCGCCGTGGCGGAGGACGACCGCCGCGAGATCACGCTCACCGGGATCGGCGCCCGCTGGAAGGACGTCGACCTGGCGTCGGCCCTCGCCTGA
- a CDS encoding alpha/beta fold hydrolase codes for MSESSAGDMVSAAAEAAAGGTGGTWRLAGIAGTAIGVVAAGAAAGVAIERLTVGRGMRKKARLALDSTGPYGALRGTPGKAVADDGTELYFEVDDIDPETGTGAPRRRRLFGRKAPAPVTVVFSHGYCLNQDSWHFQRAALRGLVRTVFWDQRSHGRSARGAAQQGPDRVPVSIDQLGRDLGAVVAEAAPEGPVVLVGHSMGGMTMMALAGQFPEFVRDRVVGAAFVGSSSGKLGEVNFGLPVAGVNAVRRVLPGVLKALGSQTELVERGRRATADLFAGLIKRYSFSSKDVDPAVARFAERLIEGTPIDVVAEFYPAFTEHDKSGALPAFKDVPVLVLAGDRDLITPSSHSEAIADLLPDSELVIVPDAGHLVMLEHPEVVTDRLADLLVRVGAVPSATNVGSHGSPAQPGT; via the coding sequence GTGAGCGAGAGCAGCGCGGGGGACATGGTCTCGGCCGCCGCGGAGGCCGCCGCCGGAGGCACCGGAGGCACCTGGCGGCTGGCCGGTATCGCCGGGACGGCGATAGGCGTGGTCGCGGCCGGGGCCGCCGCCGGTGTCGCCATCGAGCGGCTGACCGTCGGCCGGGGCATGCGCAAGAAGGCCCGGCTCGCCCTCGACTCGACGGGCCCGTACGGCGCCCTGCGCGGCACCCCCGGCAAGGCCGTCGCCGACGACGGCACCGAGCTGTACTTCGAGGTGGACGACATCGACCCGGAGACCGGCACGGGCGCCCCGCGCCGCCGCCGGCTCTTCGGACGCAAGGCCCCGGCGCCCGTCACCGTGGTCTTCAGCCACGGCTACTGCCTCAACCAGGACTCCTGGCACTTCCAGCGCGCCGCCCTGCGCGGGCTGGTGCGCACGGTCTTCTGGGACCAGCGCAGCCACGGGCGCTCGGCGCGGGGCGCGGCGCAACAGGGCCCGGACCGGGTGCCCGTCTCGATCGACCAGCTCGGGCGCGACCTCGGCGCGGTCGTCGCGGAGGCCGCGCCCGAGGGGCCGGTCGTGCTCGTCGGTCACTCCATGGGCGGGATGACGATGATGGCGCTGGCGGGCCAGTTCCCGGAGTTCGTACGGGACCGGGTCGTCGGCGCCGCGTTCGTCGGCTCCTCCAGCGGCAAGCTCGGCGAGGTCAACTTCGGGCTGCCGGTGGCGGGCGTGAACGCCGTACGCCGGGTGCTGCCCGGTGTACTGAAGGCGCTCGGCTCCCAGACCGAGCTGGTCGAACGGGGGCGGCGGGCCACGGCGGACCTCTTCGCCGGGCTGATCAAGCGCTACTCGTTCAGCTCGAAGGACGTGGACCCGGCCGTCGCCCGGTTCGCCGAGCGGCTGATCGAGGGGACGCCGATCGATGTGGTGGCGGAGTTCTATCCGGCGTTCACCGAGCACGACAAGTCGGGGGCGCTGCCGGCCTTCAAGGACGTCCCGGTGCTGGTGCTGGCCGGGGACCGCGATCTGATCACCCCGAGTTCGCACAGCGAGGCCATCGCGGACCTGCTGCCGGACTCCGAGCTGGTGATCGTCCCGGACGCCGGGCACCTGGTGATGCTGGAGCACCCGGAGGTGGTGACGGACCGGCTGGCCGACCTGCTGGTACGGGTCGGTGCCGTGCCCTCAGCCACTAACGTGGGGTCGCATGGAAGCCCAGCACAGCCCGGCACCTGA
- the alr gene encoding alanine racemase: MTGTVPTSSPRARAEIDLGALRGNVRALRAGLSPGAELMAVVKSDAYGHGMVPCARAALDAGARWLGTATPQEALALRAAGITAPILCWLWTPGDPWRAGVEAGLDMSVSGMWALREVTGAARAAGRTARVQLKADTGLGRNGCQPADWPELVAAARAAEAEGTVRVTGLWSHLARADEPGHPSVDAQLDVFHEMVAYAEKAGIEPEVRHIANSPATLTLPESHFDLVRTGIAVFGISPGPELGTSRELGLRPVMTLAASVALVKRVPEGHGVSYGHRYRTAADTTLGLIPLGYADGVPRHASGRGPVLVGGAVRRVAGRVAMDQFVVDLGTGPEADAVHEGAPAVLFGPGDHGEPTAADWAEAADTIAYEIVTRIGARVPRVYVNADADADRETAGGDAYVDGDTDRDAYGHGHGDLGEDGRGDAR, from the coding sequence ATGACCGGAACCGTACCCACCTCGTCCCCTCGCGCCCGCGCCGAGATCGATCTCGGCGCGCTCCGCGGCAACGTCCGCGCCCTGCGCGCGGGGCTCTCGCCCGGCGCCGAGCTCATGGCCGTCGTGAAGTCCGACGCGTACGGGCACGGCATGGTGCCCTGCGCGCGCGCCGCCCTCGACGCGGGGGCGCGCTGGCTCGGCACCGCGACGCCGCAGGAGGCGCTCGCGCTGCGGGCGGCCGGGATCACCGCGCCGATCCTGTGCTGGCTGTGGACCCCCGGCGACCCGTGGCGCGCGGGCGTCGAGGCCGGTCTGGACATGTCGGTCAGCGGTATGTGGGCGCTGCGCGAGGTGACCGGGGCCGCCCGCGCGGCCGGGCGGACCGCCCGTGTCCAGCTCAAGGCCGACACCGGGCTCGGCCGCAACGGGTGCCAGCCCGCCGACTGGCCCGAACTCGTCGCCGCCGCCCGCGCCGCCGAGGCGGAGGGCACCGTACGCGTCACCGGACTCTGGTCGCACCTCGCGCGCGCCGACGAGCCCGGCCACCCCTCGGTCGACGCCCAACTCGACGTGTTCCACGAGATGGTGGCGTACGCCGAGAAGGCCGGCATCGAGCCCGAGGTCCGGCACATCGCGAACTCCCCTGCCACGCTGACCCTCCCCGAGTCGCACTTCGACCTCGTACGGACGGGCATCGCGGTCTTCGGCATCTCGCCCGGCCCCGAACTCGGCACCTCCCGTGAGCTGGGCCTGCGCCCCGTGATGACGCTCGCCGCGTCCGTCGCGCTGGTGAAGCGGGTGCCGGAGGGGCACGGCGTCAGCTACGGCCACCGGTACCGCACCGCCGCCGACACGACGCTCGGCCTGATCCCTCTCGGATACGCGGACGGTGTGCCGCGCCACGCGTCCGGCCGGGGCCCGGTGCTCGTCGGCGGGGCGGTGCGGCGGGTGGCGGGGCGGGTCGCGATGGACCAGTTCGTCGTGGACCTCGGTACGGGGCCGGAGGCCGACGCCGTCCACGAGGGCGCGCCCGCCGTCCTGTTCGGGCCCGGCGATCACGGTGAGCCGACCGCCGCCGACTGGGCGGAGGCGGCCGACACCATCGCGTACGAGATCGTGACCCGTATCGGCGCCCGGGTGCCGCGCGTGTACGTGAACGCGGACGCGGACGCCGACCGGGAGACGGCGGGCGGCGACGCGTACGTGGACGGGGACACCGACAGGGACGCGTACGGGCACGGGCACGGGGACTTGGGCGAGGACGGACGGGGAGACGCACGGTGA
- a CDS encoding DUF1707 SHOCT-like domain-containing protein, producing MTSLPEDPLALIREDDRDRAVGRLQDAYAEGHLSHEEMDVRLGQVLTATTHGHLTSALSSLPAEKAATRSTIAAASGRIKRRGVWRVPRFLTVHSAMGRVHLDLSRAVVEHSEVDIELQLGTGRAKITVPRDATVDVEGLATGWKDTRYRPGRRAGTGGPTIRITGTMGFGRLKIRHAWR from the coding sequence GTGACTTCTCTGCCGGAAGACCCGCTGGCGCTCATCCGTGAAGACGACCGCGACAGGGCAGTGGGGCGCCTCCAGGACGCGTACGCCGAAGGCCACCTCTCCCACGAGGAGATGGACGTCCGCCTCGGCCAGGTCCTCACCGCCACCACGCACGGCCACCTCACGTCGGCCCTCAGCTCGCTCCCGGCGGAGAAGGCGGCCACGAGGTCCACGATCGCCGCCGCCAGTGGGCGGATCAAGCGGCGCGGCGTCTGGCGGGTGCCCCGGTTCCTCACGGTCCATTCCGCGATGGGCCGGGTGCATCTGGACCTGTCCCGTGCGGTCGTCGAACACTCCGAGGTCGACATCGAGCTCCAACTCGGCACCGGCCGGGCGAAGATCACCGTGCCGCGCGACGCGACGGTCGACGTCGAAGGCCTGGCCACCGGGTGGAAGGACACCCGCTACCGCCCCGGTCGCCGCGCCGGCACCGGCGGCCCGACGATACGGATCACGGGCACGATGGGCTTCGGCCGCCTGAAGATCCGCCACGCCTGGCGCTGA
- a CDS encoding glycoside hydrolase family 43 protein, with protein MSPTRWLARIVPLALVGALGLGQATAAEPAGPAGPARTGPAQAAPAQAVAAVTDGPPSTLGRPLVGGADPSVIKVGDLYVSAKSVDGGIAVRSATTMEGVATAPKHQVWQDTGGLGEVWAPEIVHHDGQYRIYFAAGTGGAHRTYHISSVSPDSGYSAATKVALPDDKWAIDGVPFTFGGQRWFVWSGWSGDSNVEQNLYIARMSSPTATTGARYVISQPREPWERVVGNPYINEAPQPIVDPSGQLHIVYSANGSWSNQYCIADLRLRAGGDPTYVWDWYKSNGCLFGSHAATMMAGWDPTLNVDGPGHHTFVLPRGDVAAGPPSGNRFPTMFHAVAKGTPYSWANRYWYSGTAVWWGNTTYRRANVPGATSTVGFSLKFFE; from the coding sequence ATGTCCCCCACGCGATGGCTCGCCCGCATCGTTCCCCTCGCACTCGTCGGCGCCCTCGGCCTCGGGCAGGCGACCGCCGCCGAACCCGCCGGACCCGCCGGACCCGCCCGGACCGGACCCGCCCAAGCCGCCCCCGCCCAGGCAGTCGCCGCCGTGACGGACGGACCGCCCTCCACCCTCGGCCGCCCCCTCGTCGGCGGCGCGGATCCGAGTGTCATCAAGGTCGGTGATCTGTACGTCTCCGCCAAGTCCGTGGACGGCGGGATCGCCGTGCGGTCGGCGACCACGATGGAGGGGGTCGCCACCGCGCCCAAGCACCAGGTGTGGCAGGACACCGGCGGCCTCGGCGAGGTGTGGGCGCCGGAGATCGTGCACCACGACGGGCAGTACCGCATCTACTTCGCGGCCGGGACCGGTGGAGCCCACCGGACCTACCACATCAGTTCGGTCAGCCCGGACTCCGGCTACTCCGCCGCCACCAAGGTCGCGCTGCCCGACGACAAGTGGGCCATCGACGGGGTGCCGTTCACCTTCGGCGGCCAGCGGTGGTTCGTGTGGTCGGGCTGGTCCGGCGACAGCAACGTCGAGCAGAACCTGTACATCGCCCGGATGAGCAGCCCCACCGCGACCACCGGCGCCCGTTACGTCATCTCGCAGCCGCGCGAGCCGTGGGAACGCGTCGTGGGCAATCCGTACATCAACGAGGCGCCCCAGCCGATCGTCGATCCCAGCGGGCAGTTGCACATCGTGTACTCCGCGAACGGGAGTTGGAGCAACCAGTACTGCATCGCCGACCTGCGGCTGCGGGCCGGTGGCGATCCGACGTACGTGTGGGACTGGTACAAGAGCAACGGCTGTCTGTTCGGTTCGCACGCCGCGACCATGATGGCGGGCTGGGACCCCACGCTGAACGTCGACGGCCCCGGTCACCACACCTTCGTCCTGCCGCGCGGTGACGTCGCCGCCGGGCCGCCGTCCGGCAACCGGTTCCCGACCATGTTCCACGCGGTCGCCAAGGGCACGCCGTATTCATGGGCCAACCGTTACTGGTACAGCGGCACCGCTGTGTGGTGGGGCAACACCACGTACCGCCGGGCCAATGTCCCCGGCGCCACCTCCACCGTCGGGTTCAGCCTGAAGTTCTTCGAGTGA
- the cutA gene encoding divalent-cation tolerance protein CutA: protein MARLPMERGLMVDFLAVLSTTDAEDKARALAATAVELRLAACAQIDGPVTSVYRWEGRVATDTEWRVLYKTTAERYDELAAHIKGVHDYDTPEIIVTPITGGSDEYLAWLRSETSRPQTNS, encoded by the coding sequence ATGGCACGACTACCCATGGAGAGGGGCCTGATGGTCGACTTTCTCGCTGTACTGAGCACGACGGACGCCGAGGACAAGGCGCGGGCTCTCGCCGCGACGGCCGTGGAGCTGCGTCTGGCCGCCTGTGCGCAGATCGACGGTCCGGTCACGAGCGTCTACCGGTGGGAGGGGCGGGTGGCGACCGACACCGAGTGGCGGGTGCTCTACAAGACGACGGCCGAGCGGTACGACGAACTCGCCGCGCATATCAAGGGTGTTCACGACTACGACACCCCCGAGATCATCGTGACGCCGATCACCGGGGGCAGCGACGAGTACCTCGCGTGGCTGAGGTCCGAGACGAGCCGACCGCAGACGAACAGCTAA
- a CDS encoding DUF397 domain-containing protein — protein MTESPRWFTSSYSNNGGDCVEVAANLAVTSGVVPVRDSKDPSGPVLAFPAHAFAAFAAFAAFAAFVGGVKVGKFGVG, from the coding sequence GTGACCGAGTCCCCCCGTTGGTTCACGTCCTCGTACAGCAACAACGGCGGCGACTGCGTCGAGGTCGCCGCCAACCTTGCCGTCACCTCCGGCGTCGTCCCCGTCCGTGACTCCAAGGACCCGAGCGGCCCGGTTCTCGCCTTCCCCGCCCATGCCTTCGCCGCCTTCGCCGCCTTCGCCGCCTTCGCCGCCTTCGTCGGCGGCGTCAAGGTCGGCAAGTTCGGCGTCGGCTGA
- a CDS encoding DUF397 domain-containing protein — MTTRTESPRWFTSSYSDNGGQCVEVAANFAATRGVVPVRDSKDLGGPVLAFPASSFASFVAGVKAGELGAS, encoded by the coding sequence GTGACGACCAGGACCGAGTCCCCCCGTTGGTTCACGTCCTCCTACAGCGACAACGGCGGCCAGTGCGTCGAGGTCGCCGCCAACTTTGCCGCCACGCGTGGCGTGGTCCCGGTGCGTGACTCCAAGGATCTGGGCGGTCCGGTTCTCGCCTTCCCCGCGAGTTCGTTCGCCTCGTTCGTGGCGGGCGTCAAGGCGGGGGAGTTGGGCGCCTCGTGA
- a CDS encoding helix-turn-helix domain-containing protein gives MNRKELNPDSSPQAAFGARLRSSREDRGWKQEDLAHRMGYSSTHISSVETGRKLPTLRFSRRADLALGTGDAFEREWREMRHGVLLEGFPEYVGYEGRAVEIRLYEIGIIHGLLQTPEYARALADSAVRRGVVTPEQAAERISYLTERQNMLARPRPPAMLVVMDESCIRRQVGGHAVMCAQLDRLLQFAELPNTVLQIAPFEIGERRPFNLPLTVLTLSDLSVIAYAESQIRGHLERETTSVLPMLAGYHQLQAEALSQAASVAMIKEVRKATL, from the coding sequence TTGAATCGCAAGGAGTTGAACCCCGACAGTTCTCCCCAAGCGGCCTTTGGGGCGCGTCTGCGCAGCTCGCGAGAAGATCGCGGCTGGAAGCAGGAGGACTTGGCGCATCGGATGGGATATTCCAGCACGCATATTTCCTCCGTTGAAACTGGGCGGAAGCTTCCTACTTTGCGTTTCTCGCGCAGAGCGGACCTTGCCCTTGGCACCGGGGACGCATTCGAGCGTGAGTGGCGCGAGATGCGGCACGGGGTACTTCTGGAGGGCTTTCCGGAGTACGTCGGCTATGAGGGGCGTGCGGTTGAGATCCGGTTGTATGAGATCGGGATCATTCATGGCCTGCTTCAGACGCCGGAGTACGCACGGGCCCTGGCGGACAGCGCCGTACGTCGGGGGGTAGTCACCCCCGAACAGGCAGCTGAAAGGATCTCGTACCTGACGGAACGTCAGAACATGTTGGCCCGGCCGCGCCCTCCCGCGATGCTGGTGGTGATGGACGAGAGCTGTATCCGGAGACAGGTCGGTGGGCACGCGGTCATGTGTGCTCAGCTTGACCGGCTGCTGCAATTCGCCGAACTTCCCAACACCGTCCTCCAGATCGCTCCCTTCGAAATAGGGGAACGTCGTCCGTTCAACTTGCCACTCACTGTGTTGACGCTGTCGGATCTGTCCGTGATCGCGTACGCGGAGTCCCAGATCCGGGGACACCTGGAGCGCGAAACCACCTCTGTGCTGCCCATGTTGGCGGGCTACCATCAGCTACAGGCCGAAGCACTGTCGCAGGCGGCATCGGTGGCCATGATCAAAGAGGTACGAAAGGCAACCTTGTGA
- a CDS encoding ArsI/CadI family heavy metal resistance metalloenzyme codes for MSRVQLALRVADLEGSIAFYSKLLGAEPAKRREGYANFAVAEPPLKLVLIEGGAGEETRLDHLGVEVATVEEVTAATGRLKESGLATFEENDTSCCYALQDKVWVTAPGNESWEVYVVKADAGTLGRSAGTAAATCCGTTACRTPDDRSVDPSRSPAETKAAAGCACGG; via the coding sequence ATGTCCCGCGTTCAGCTCGCCCTGCGCGTCGCCGACCTCGAAGGGTCGATCGCCTTCTACTCCAAGCTGCTGGGCGCCGAGCCCGCCAAGCGCCGCGAGGGCTACGCCAACTTCGCCGTCGCCGAGCCCCCGCTGAAGCTGGTCCTCATCGAGGGCGGGGCCGGCGAGGAGACCCGACTGGACCACCTCGGCGTCGAAGTCGCCACCGTCGAGGAGGTCACCGCCGCCACCGGCCGCCTGAAGGAGTCCGGCCTGGCGACCTTCGAGGAGAACGACACCTCCTGCTGCTACGCCCTCCAGGACAAGGTCTGGGTCACCGCCCCCGGCAACGAGTCGTGGGAGGTCTACGTGGTGAAGGCCGACGCCGGCACCCTGGGCCGCAGCGCCGGGACCGCCGCTGCGACCTGCTGCGGCACCACCGCCTGCCGCACCCCCGACGACCGGTCCGTCGACCCGTCCCGGTCCCCGGCCGAGACCAAGGCCGCCGCCGGATGCGCCTGCGGCGGCTGA